One window from the genome of Hypanus sabinus isolate sHypSab1 chromosome 16, sHypSab1.hap1, whole genome shotgun sequence encodes:
- the oaz1a gene encoding LOW QUALITY PROTEIN: ornithine decarboxylase antizyme 1a (The sequence of the model RefSeq protein was modified relative to this genomic sequence to represent the inferred CDS: deleted 1 base in 1 codon) yields MVKISLQRILNSHCFAREKEGNKMPSVTCSSNTFTESSRLSSTSCRNPGPGPLWCSDVPHPPLKIPGGRGTAQRDHNLAANVLYSDNRLSVTEDLSASSRTKILHFQSKLTDARVVHWRAILNNNNLYIELPGGALPEGSKESFTILLEFAEEHLHVEHVFICFNKNRDDRAPLLRTFSFLGFEIVRPGHPLVPKRPDAFFMMYTFERDSSDEE; encoded by the exons ATGGTCAAGATCTCCCTCCAGCGCATTTTGAATAGTCACTGTTTTGCTAGAGAAAAAGAAGGAAACAAAATGCCCTCCGTGACGTGTAGTAGTAATACTTTTACCGAAAG TTCCAGGCTGTCCTCCACTTCTTGTCGTAACCCTGGTCCGGGGCCTCTGTGGTGTTCC GATGTCCCTCACCCACCCTTGAAGATCCCAGGTGGGCGAGGGACTGCTCAGAGGGATCACAATCTTGCAGCTAATGTATTGTATTCA GACAACCGGCTGAGTGTAACAGAAGATTTGAGTGCAAGCAGCAGGACTAAAATTCTCCATTTCCAGTCCAAGCTTACTGATGCAAGAGTTGTTCACTGGAGAGCAATACTAAACAACAACAATCTGTACATTGAACTCCCAGGTGGGGCATTGCCTGAAGGAAGCAAAGAAAG CTTTACCATCCTGCTTGAATTTGCAGAGGAACATCTTCATGTTGAACATGTCTTCATTTGCTTCAACAAGAACAGGGATGATCGAG CTCCACTACTTCGCACATTTAGCTTTCTTGGCTTTGAGATTGTGAGGCCTGGGCATCCCCTTGTCCCAAAAAGACCAGATGCTTTCTTCATGATGTATACATTTGAAAGAGACTCATCTGATGAAGAATAA